A single genomic interval of Dromiciops gliroides isolate mDroGli1 chromosome 1, mDroGli1.pri, whole genome shotgun sequence harbors:
- the LOC122734402 gene encoding receptor of activated protein C kinase 1-like has protein sequence MTEQMTLRGTLKGHNGWVTQIATTPQFPDMILSASQDKTIIMWKLTRDETNYGIPQRALRGHSHFVSDVVISSDGQFALSGSWDGTLRLWDLTTGTTTRRFVGHTKDVLSVAFSSDNRQIVSGSQDKTIKLWNTLGVYKYTVQDESHSELVSCVRFSPNSSNPIIISCSWDKLVKVWNLANCKLKTNHIGHTGYLNTITVSPDGSLYASGGKDGQAMLWDLNEGKHLYTLEGGDIINALCFSPNRYWLCAATGPSIKIWDLEGKIIVDELKQEVISTSSKAEPPQCTSLAWSADGQTLFAGYTDNLVRVWQVTIGTR, from the coding sequence ATGACTGAACAGATGACCCTTCGGGGTACCCTTAAAGGCCACAATGGCTGGGTGACCCAGATCGCTACAACTCCCCAGTTCCCAGACATGATCCTGTCAGCCTCCCAAGATAAAACCATTATCATGTGGAAGCTTACCAGAGATGAAACAAACTATGGGATCCCCCAGCGTGCCCTCAGGGGTCACTCACATTTTGTTAGTGATGTGGTTATTTCCTCTGATGGCCAGTTTGCACTCTCGGGCTCCTGGGATGGCACACTAAGACTGTGGGATCTTACAACTGGCACTACCACCAGGCGCTTTGTTGGTCACACCAAGGATGTGCTGAGTGTAGCCTTCTCTTCAGACAACCGCCAGATTGTCTCTGGTTCCCAGGATAAGACTATCAAGCTGTGGAACACCCTGGGTGTCTATAAATACACTGTGCAGGATGAGAGCCACTCAGAGTTGGTGTCCTGTGTTCGTTTTTCACCCAATAGCAGCAACCCCATCATTATCTCCTGTAGCTGGGACAAGCTGGTCAAGGTCTGGAACTTGGCCAACTGCAAACTGAAGACAAACCACATTGGCCACACAGGCTACCTAAACACAATTACAGTTTCTCCTGATGGCTCTCTCTATGCCTCTGGAGGCAAGGATGGTCAGGCCATGCTGTGGGACCTCAATGAGGGTAAACACCTCTATACTTTGGAAGGTGGTGATATAATCAATGCCCTTTGCTTCAGCCCCAATCGCTACTGGCTCTGTGCTGCCACTGGGCCCAGCATCAAGATCTGGGACCTAGAGGGTAAAATCATTGTGGATGAGCTTAAGCAAGAAGTGATCAGCACCAGCAGCAAGGCTGAGCCTCCCCAGTGTACTTCCTTAGCCTGGTCTGCTGATGGTCAGACTCTATTTGCTGGATACACAGACAACTTGGTGCGGGTGTGGCAAGTGACCATTGGCACTCGATAA